From a single Alkalispirillum mobile genomic region:
- the dsbD gene encoding protein-disulfide reductase DsbD, with protein sequence MSALARLSGGGAPRLWPLYWLATLFLALPLFFATEARANPLDDLGGGQQDILPAEEAFPLFLERIGDDRLLLTVDVAEGYYLYLDKLDFEVIQGDATITAVDRPEGKEKDDPFFGLTTIYRGAAQVQLQLDRPVPDDLRLDVAYRGCADIGVCYPPLNAELGLDGQGAVASGAGGGSGGAGGTEGRLASLLQDGSTWMILGGFFVAGLLLAFTACLYPMIPILSGLIAGDGQRGSGRALLLSFVYVQSVAITYALAGGAAGLTGRVVQAELQNLWVLGGFSLVLVLMAMAMFGLFTVQMPGAIQNRLDALSRRQKGGRLIGVAVMGMLSALIVGACSGPALIAALSFIGSTGEVGLGALALYVMALGMGLPLLLIGTAAGKWLPRSGPWMDGVRQFFGFVLLGVAIWMIERLLPDALALALWGGLLVGFAAWLLWQLRGGRAWQRWAGGSLSLGVALWGVAAIVGAGTGAHQLSQPWAGLTGEAPVQMAWVDARSVDELTTLREQARAEGRPVMLDVTADWCIYCQQLKDRTFPDAGVQAALEGVKFIRVDVTAMNGPERELLEELGVYLPPAVIFYRADGSEARSQRVSGFLGADEFRQRVDTALNGEDPQG encoded by the coding sequence ATGAGCGCGCTGGCTCGCCTGTCCGGGGGGGGTGCCCCCCGCCTATGGCCGTTGTACTGGTTGGCCACGCTGTTTCTGGCCCTGCCACTGTTCTTCGCCACGGAGGCCCGGGCCAATCCTCTCGATGATCTCGGCGGTGGCCAGCAGGATATCCTGCCGGCGGAGGAGGCCTTCCCCCTCTTTCTCGAGCGCATCGGCGACGACCGGCTGCTGCTCACCGTGGATGTGGCCGAGGGCTACTACCTCTACCTGGACAAGCTCGACTTCGAGGTCATCCAGGGCGACGCCACCATCACCGCGGTGGATCGACCCGAGGGCAAGGAAAAAGACGATCCCTTCTTTGGGCTGACCACCATTTACCGAGGTGCGGCGCAGGTGCAGTTGCAGCTCGACCGCCCGGTGCCGGACGACCTGCGGCTCGACGTGGCCTACCGCGGTTGTGCCGATATCGGGGTCTGCTACCCGCCCCTGAACGCCGAACTCGGGCTGGATGGCCAAGGTGCCGTGGCCAGCGGTGCCGGCGGCGGCAGTGGAGGCGCGGGCGGCACCGAGGGCCGGTTGGCCAGTCTGTTACAAGACGGCAGCACCTGGATGATCCTGGGCGGGTTCTTTGTGGCTGGCCTGTTACTGGCCTTCACCGCCTGTCTCTACCCCATGATTCCCATCCTCTCCGGCCTGATCGCCGGTGACGGCCAGCGGGGCAGCGGGCGCGCCCTGCTCCTCTCCTTCGTCTACGTCCAGAGCGTGGCCATCACCTACGCCCTGGCCGGTGGCGCGGCGGGCCTGACCGGGCGGGTGGTGCAGGCCGAGCTGCAGAATCTCTGGGTGTTGGGGGGCTTTTCCCTGGTACTGGTGCTGATGGCGATGGCCATGTTCGGGCTGTTCACCGTGCAGATGCCGGGCGCCATCCAGAACCGGCTTGATGCCCTGTCCCGCCGCCAGAAGGGTGGGCGGCTCATCGGCGTGGCCGTGATGGGCATGCTCTCGGCACTGATCGTTGGCGCCTGCTCCGGCCCGGCGCTGATCGCTGCCCTCAGTTTCATCGGCAGCACCGGCGAGGTGGGCCTGGGGGCCCTGGCGCTCTACGTCATGGCGCTGGGCATGGGCCTGCCCCTGCTGCTTATCGGTACCGCAGCCGGCAAGTGGCTGCCCCGCTCCGGGCCCTGGATGGACGGGGTGCGTCAGTTTTTCGGCTTCGTGTTGCTGGGCGTGGCCATCTGGATGATCGAACGCCTCCTGCCCGATGCCCTGGCGTTGGCGCTCTGGGGGGGCCTGCTGGTGGGCTTCGCCGCCTGGCTGCTCTGGCAGCTGCGGGGTGGCCGGGCCTGGCAGCGCTGGGCCGGTGGCAGCCTGTCACTGGGGGTGGCCCTGTGGGGTGTTGCGGCGATCGTGGGCGCCGGAACCGGTGCCCATCAACTGAGCCAGCCCTGGGCCGGGCTGACCGGTGAGGCCCCGGTGCAGATGGCCTGGGTGGACGCCCGCAGCGTCGACGAACTGACCACCCTGCGGGAACAGGCGCGGGCCGAGGGCCGGCCGGTGATGCTGGATGTCACCGCCGACTGGTGTATCTATTGCCAGCAGCTCAAGGATCGGACCTTCCCCGATGCCGGGGTTCAGGCCGCACTGGAGGGGGTCAAGTTCATCCGCGTCGATGTCACCGCGATGAACGGACCGGAGCGCGAATTGCTCGAGGAACTGGGGGTCTATCTGCCCCCGGCGGTCATCTTCTACCGTGCTGACGGGAGTGAGGCGCGCAGCCAGCGGGTCTCCGGCTTCCTCGGGGCGGATGAGTTTCGCCAGCGGGTGGATACCGCCCTGAACGGCGAGGATCCGCAAGGATGA
- a CDS encoding TlpA family protein disulfide reductase — translation MRLVPRSLLFVVVVLGAALAGALGYQAWEDSRPETRPELTLPDLQDRERSLAEWDGKLIALNFWATWCPPCVEEMPLFQALQDEYGDQGLQFIGVAVDRPDAVAEFIEEHDIRYPILYGRQAAMSAGQDFGNQAGTLPWTVIIDQQGHIRHVFDREVKREQIEPVIRELL, via the coding sequence ATGAGGCTCGTTCCCCGCAGTCTGCTGTTCGTGGTGGTGGTGCTCGGCGCCGCGCTGGCCGGGGCGCTGGGCTATCAGGCCTGGGAGGACAGCCGACCCGAGACGCGCCCGGAGCTCACGCTACCGGACCTGCAGGATCGCGAGCGCAGCCTCGCCGAGTGGGACGGCAAACTGATCGCATTGAACTTCTGGGCCACCTGGTGCCCGCCCTGCGTGGAGGAGATGCCGCTGTTTCAGGCGCTGCAGGATGAGTACGGTGACCAGGGGCTGCAGTTCATCGGCGTGGCAGTGGATCGCCCCGATGCCGTCGCCGAGTTCATCGAGGAGCACGATATCCGCTACCCGATACTCTACGGCCGGCAGGCGGCCATGAGTGCTGGTCAGGACTTTGGTAACCAGGCGGGTACCCTCCCGTGGACCGTGATCATCGATCAACAGGGCCACATCCGCCACGTTTTCGATCGCGAGGTCAAGCGCGAGCAAATCGAACCGGTCATCCGCGAACTGCTCTAG
- the aroQ gene encoding type II 3-dehydroquinate dehydratase translates to MPELLLLNGPNLNLLGTREPGIYGSDTLVDIERRIGEQCQAAGAGFSAFQTNAEHALIDRIHQAGREGVDFILINPGAWTHTSIALRDALLGVGIPFIEIHISNVHARESFRRQSYLADVAVGVISGLGVHGYELALQAALRRFEDGPRGQN, encoded by the coding sequence ATGCCTGAATTGCTGCTCCTGAACGGACCCAACCTCAATTTGCTGGGGACCCGCGAGCCGGGCATCTACGGCAGCGATACCCTGGTGGACATCGAGCGCCGGATCGGCGAGCAATGCCAGGCGGCGGGGGCGGGGTTCTCCGCCTTCCAGACCAACGCCGAGCATGCCCTGATCGACCGCATTCACCAGGCCGGCCGGGAGGGGGTGGATTTCATCCTCATCAACCCGGGCGCCTGGACCCACACCAGCATCGCCCTGCGGGATGCGCTGCTCGGGGTGGGTATTCCCTTCATCGAAATCCATATCTCCAATGTGCACGCCCGCGAGTCCTTCCGCCGTCAGTCCTACCTGGCTGATGTTGCCGTGGGGGTGATCTCCGGCCTGGGTGTGCACGGCTATGAACTGGCGCTTCAGGCCGCACTGCGGCGGTTTGAGGACGGCCCGCGAGGACAGAACTGA
- the accB gene encoding acetyl-CoA carboxylase biotin carboxyl carrier protein, with product MDIRKVKRLIELLEDSGVNEIEIHEGEESVRITRGAPAQAQPAQAYAVPAPQPQAEASQPAATSGADEAGDAEQVPEGHQVRSPMVGTFYRAPSPGAKAFVEEGQKVKAGDTLCIIEAMKMLNQIEADRDGEVAKVLVENGQPVEFDQPLFIIS from the coding sequence ATGGATATCAGAAAGGTTAAACGACTGATCGAGCTGCTGGAGGACTCCGGCGTCAACGAGATCGAGATCCACGAGGGCGAGGAGTCGGTACGGATCACCCGCGGGGCCCCGGCCCAGGCGCAGCCGGCCCAGGCATACGCGGTCCCGGCGCCGCAGCCCCAGGCGGAGGCATCCCAGCCTGCCGCGACCAGCGGCGCCGATGAGGCCGGCGATGCGGAACAGGTACCCGAGGGGCACCAGGTCCGGTCACCCATGGTCGGTACCTTTTACCGGGCCCCCTCTCCGGGCGCCAAGGCGTTCGTGGAGGAGGGACAGAAGGTCAAGGCCGGTGACACCCTGTGCATCATTGAGGCGATGAAGATGCTCAACCAGATCGAGGCCGACCGTGACGGCGAGGTGGCCAAGGTGCTGGTCGAGAACGGCCAGCCCGTGGAGTTCGATCAACCGCTGTTCATCATCAGCTAG
- the accC gene encoding acetyl-CoA carboxylase biotin carboxylase subunit: MLEKIVIANRGEIALRVLRACRQLGIKTVAVHSSADRELKHVRLADESVCIGPPASAESYLNIPAIISAAEVTDAMAIHPGYGFLSENADFAERVEQSGFVFIGPKAETIRIMGDKVAAIRAMLEAGIPCVPGSGGPLADDADANLRIAREIGYPVLIKAAAGGGGRGMRVVRSEAGLLNAISLTQTEAQSSFGDSTVYMEKYLDNPRHVEVQVLADGQGNAIHLGERDCSMQRRHQKVVEEAPAPGITPEERRFIGERCAEACRQINYRGAGTFEFLYQDGEFFFIEMNTRLQVEHPVTEMVTGVDLVKEQILIASGQPLRYRQEDIEIRGHAMECRINAEDPRTFMPSPGTIDQYHAPGGPGVRVDSHVYSGYRVPPYYDSMIGKLITHGEDRESAIARMRTALSEVVISGIKTNTPLHQEIMDDAGFQTGGMNIHYLEKKLGLS; encoded by the coding sequence ATGCTGGAAAAGATCGTCATTGCCAACCGCGGCGAGATCGCCCTGCGCGTTTTGCGCGCCTGCCGCCAGCTCGGCATCAAGACGGTGGCCGTGCACTCCTCGGCGGACCGGGAGCTCAAGCATGTCCGCTTGGCCGACGAGTCCGTCTGCATCGGGCCGCCGGCCTCCGCGGAGAGCTACCTGAACATCCCGGCTATCATCAGTGCGGCCGAGGTGACGGATGCCATGGCCATTCACCCGGGGTACGGTTTTCTCTCCGAGAACGCCGATTTCGCCGAGCGGGTGGAGCAGTCGGGTTTCGTCTTTATCGGACCCAAGGCCGAAACCATCCGCATCATGGGTGACAAGGTGGCGGCCATCCGCGCCATGCTGGAGGCCGGCATCCCCTGTGTACCCGGCTCCGGCGGTCCGCTGGCCGATGATGCCGACGCCAACCTGCGCATCGCGCGCGAGATTGGCTACCCGGTGCTGATCAAGGCCGCCGCGGGCGGGGGTGGCCGGGGCATGCGGGTGGTCCGCTCCGAGGCGGGGCTGCTGAACGCCATCTCGCTGACCCAGACCGAGGCGCAGTCCTCCTTCGGCGACAGCACCGTCTACATGGAGAAGTACCTGGATAACCCCCGCCACGTGGAGGTGCAGGTGCTGGCCGACGGCCAGGGCAACGCCATCCACCTGGGCGAGCGTGACTGCTCCATGCAGCGCCGCCACCAGAAGGTGGTGGAGGAGGCGCCGGCGCCGGGCATCACACCGGAGGAGCGCCGCTTCATCGGCGAGCGCTGCGCCGAGGCCTGCCGCCAGATCAACTACCGGGGGGCCGGCACCTTCGAGTTCCTCTACCAGGACGGCGAGTTCTTCTTCATCGAGATGAACACCCGCCTGCAGGTGGAGCACCCGGTCACCGAGATGGTCACCGGGGTGGACCTGGTGAAGGAGCAGATCCTCATCGCCAGCGGCCAGCCCCTGCGCTACCGCCAGGAGGACATCGAGATCCGCGGCCACGCCATGGAGTGCCGGATCAACGCCGAGGACCCGCGCACCTTCATGCCCTCGCCGGGCACCATCGACCAGTACCACGCCCCGGGCGGCCCCGGCGTGCGAGTGGATTCGCACGTCTACAGTGGCTACAGGGTGCCGCCCTACTACGACTCGATGATCGGCAAGCTGATCACCCACGGCGAGGATCGGGAGAGCGCCATCGCCCGCATGCGCACCGCCCTCTCCGAGGTGGTGATCAGCGGCATCAAGACCAATACCCCCCTGCACCAGGAAATCATGGATGACGCGGGTTTCCAGACCGGCGGCATGAACATCCATTACCTGGAGAAAAAGCTGGGCCTGAGCTGA
- a CDS encoding YfaZ family outer membrane protein, producing MIRKLMIATLALAAASGVSARELDIGLSDEVAEVNFSMPAGEPFEASQGRWGLGFMYNDDDDYVASGSLSVLGHAREGYRPVQFGAGVKAYGARLDRPSKSVGGVGVGASARFGIPTDVPLAVVVSGTVAPKVTTFGDADRITDLTGRLEAQITDAAHLFAGYRYLRFNMERGLRDERVADGFQIGVRLRF from the coding sequence ATGATCCGTAAACTGATGATCGCTACCCTGGCCCTGGCCGCCGCCTCCGGCGTCTCGGCGCGGGAACTGGACATCGGCCTCAGCGACGAGGTGGCCGAGGTCAACTTCTCCATGCCCGCCGGTGAGCCCTTCGAGGCCAGCCAGGGCCGCTGGGGCCTGGGGTTCATGTACAACGACGACGATGACTACGTGGCCAGTGGCTCGCTGTCCGTGCTCGGTCATGCTCGCGAGGGCTACCGGCCGGTGCAGTTCGGGGCCGGCGTGAAGGCCTACGGTGCCCGTCTCGACCGGCCCAGCAAATCGGTCGGCGGCGTGGGGGTCGGGGCCTCGGCACGCTTCGGGATCCCCACCGACGTCCCCCTGGCCGTGGTGGTCAGCGGCACCGTGGCACCCAAGGTGACCACCTTCGGCGATGCCGACCGCATCACCGACCTGACCGGCCGGCTGGAGGCGCAGATCACCGATGCTGCCCACCTCTTCGCCGGCTACCGCTACCTGCGATTCAACATGGAGCGCGGGCTGCGGGATGAGCGGGTGGCCGACGGATTCCAGATCGGCGTCCGGTTGCGCTTCTGA
- a CDS encoding sulfite exporter TauE/SafE family protein, whose product MLDILVYLSAGAVAGLLSGLFGIGGGVIIVPVLLALFTFRQMPDAVVMHMAVGTSLATIVFTAISSVRSHWVRGGVLPPVFIRLVIGMCIGAVLGALIADQMSGELLKAVFGVFLVALGLQLALGRGPKVGAASTTPSGFILAPAGTVIGGISSLLGIGGGAMTVPLLAKLGVQMRQAVGTSAACGMPIALVGAVAFMATGYGHPELPDKAIGYVYWPAFLGVIAMSLFTAPLGARLAHALPQHILRRAFSILLVLLGLNLLRPLIFSG is encoded by the coding sequence GTGCTGGATATCCTGGTCTACCTGAGCGCCGGGGCAGTAGCGGGGCTGCTGTCCGGGCTGTTCGGCATCGGCGGTGGCGTCATCATCGTGCCGGTGCTGCTGGCCCTGTTCACTTTCCGCCAGATGCCCGACGCGGTGGTGATGCACATGGCGGTGGGCACCTCGCTGGCCACCATCGTCTTCACGGCGATCAGCTCCGTGCGCTCCCATTGGGTGCGGGGCGGGGTGCTGCCCCCGGTGTTCATCCGCCTGGTGATCGGCATGTGCATCGGCGCGGTGCTGGGGGCGCTGATCGCCGACCAGATGAGTGGCGAGCTGCTCAAGGCGGTGTTCGGGGTGTTCCTGGTGGCCCTCGGGCTACAGCTGGCCCTTGGCCGCGGACCCAAAGTCGGTGCCGCGTCCACAACGCCCAGCGGGTTCATTCTGGCACCGGCGGGCACGGTAATCGGGGGTATCTCTTCGCTGCTGGGGATCGGCGGCGGGGCCATGACCGTCCCGCTGCTGGCCAAGCTGGGGGTGCAGATGCGCCAGGCGGTGGGCACCTCGGCCGCCTGTGGCATGCCCATCGCGCTGGTGGGGGCGGTGGCCTTCATGGCCACCGGATACGGCCACCCGGAACTGCCGGACAAGGCAATCGGCTACGTCTACTGGCCGGCCTTCCTGGGGGTGATCGCCATGAGCCTGTTCACCGCGCCGCTGGGGGCGCGGCTGGCCCACGCCCTGCCCCAGCACATCCTGCGCCGCGCCTTCTCTATCCTTTTGGTGCTTCTGGGCCTGAACCTGCTCCGACCCCTGATTTTCAGTGGCTGA
- a CDS encoding complex I NDUFA9 subunit family protein, which produces MAKHTVCILGGSGFIGTTIAGRLGHDGHRVIVPTRHRERSRHLLPIPNVELVETNVHDEDALVEAIQDCTAVINLVGILNELSGPKGEGFRQSHVELPRKVVSACQRAGVGRYLHMSALGAGPEAPSLYQQTKGEGEQLVLAAQSESLSVTAFRPSVVFGSGDSFFNRFAGLLRLSPGFMFLPTPGAEFQPVWVNDVASAFIRCLDDSSTAGQALDLVGPQRYTLEELVRYTAKVAGIRRHIVPLSDSMSRLNARLLGLVPGKPFTMDNYLSATVPNVSDDNALPRLGIHPTAVEAVVPTFLGPHEKNNRYQSLRREARR; this is translated from the coding sequence ATGGCCAAGCACACCGTCTGTATCCTGGGAGGCTCCGGGTTCATCGGCACCACCATCGCCGGCCGCCTGGGCCATGATGGGCACCGGGTGATCGTGCCCACGCGACACCGCGAGCGCAGCCGCCACCTGTTGCCCATCCCCAATGTGGAACTGGTCGAGACGAACGTCCACGACGAGGATGCCCTAGTGGAGGCGATCCAGGACTGCACCGCCGTGATCAACCTGGTGGGCATCCTGAACGAGCTCTCCGGTCCCAAGGGCGAGGGCTTCCGGCAAAGCCACGTGGAGCTGCCCCGCAAGGTGGTCTCCGCCTGCCAGCGCGCCGGCGTGGGCCGCTACCTGCACATGAGCGCCCTGGGGGCCGGTCCGGAGGCGCCCAGCCTTTACCAGCAGACCAAGGGCGAGGGCGAGCAGCTGGTGCTGGCGGCGCAGAGCGAGTCGTTGTCGGTGACCGCTTTCCGCCCCTCGGTGGTCTTTGGCAGTGGTGACAGCTTCTTCAACCGTTTCGCCGGGCTGCTGCGGCTCTCCCCCGGGTTCATGTTCCTGCCCACGCCCGGCGCGGAGTTCCAGCCGGTCTGGGTCAATGACGTGGCCAGCGCCTTCATCCGCTGCCTGGATGACAGCAGCACCGCCGGCCAGGCGCTCGACCTGGTGGGTCCGCAGCGCTATACGCTGGAGGAACTGGTGCGTTACACCGCAAAGGTGGCCGGTATCCGGCGCCACATCGTGCCGCTGTCCGACAGCATGTCGCGGCTGAACGCCCGGCTGCTGGGGCTGGTGCCGGGCAAGCCCTTCACCATGGACAACTACCTGTCCGCCACCGTGCCCAATGTCTCCGACGACAACGCCCTGCCGCGGCTGGGTATCCACCCGACGGCGGTGGAGGCGGTGGTGCCCACGTTCCTGGGGCCGCACGAGAAGAACAACCGCTATCAGTCCCTGCGTCGCGAGGCCCGTCGCTGA
- a CDS encoding multifunctional CCA addition/repair protein yields MEVYLVGGAVRDELLGRTVRERDWVVVGARPEELEQRGYRAVGQDFPVFLHPDTHEEYALARTERKTGRGYHGFEFQASPDVSLEQDLARRDLTINAMARNADGVLIDPYGGREDLDNRLLRHVSPAFAEDPVRILRLARFAARYHRLGFRVAPETLELCRQMVDSGEVDALVPERVWQELSRALMEPTPVPFFRVLRACGALARVLPEVDRLFGIPEPEQYHPEGDTGEHTLLVVDQAARLEGPLPVRWAALVHDLGKATTPSQVWPRHPAHEHRGVPLVEALCERLRVSRECRDLARLVCRYHLEAHRAFELRANTLLKLLEGLDLFRRESRLAPFLLACEADARGRLGLEDRPYPQAAFLREAYRVAAAVTAKPFVQAGLKGKQIAEAVTRERIRALAVHQRDYTADDGPAEG; encoded by the coding sequence GTGGAGGTCTATCTCGTCGGCGGTGCGGTACGCGATGAGCTCCTGGGCCGAACGGTCCGGGAGCGTGACTGGGTGGTGGTGGGGGCCCGGCCCGAGGAGCTGGAGCAGCGTGGCTACCGGGCCGTAGGCCAGGATTTTCCCGTCTTTCTGCACCCGGACACGCACGAGGAGTACGCCCTCGCCCGCACCGAGCGCAAGACCGGTCGGGGCTACCACGGCTTCGAGTTCCAGGCGAGCCCCGATGTCAGCCTGGAGCAGGACCTGGCGCGGCGGGACCTCACCATCAACGCCATGGCGCGTAACGCCGACGGCGTGCTGATCGACCCCTACGGTGGCCGCGAGGACCTGGACAACCGCCTGCTGCGCCACGTCTCCCCCGCCTTTGCCGAGGACCCGGTGCGTATCCTGCGCCTGGCCCGTTTCGCCGCCCGCTACCACCGGCTGGGCTTCCGGGTGGCGCCGGAGACGCTGGAGTTGTGCCGGCAAATGGTGGACAGCGGCGAGGTGGACGCCCTGGTACCGGAGCGGGTCTGGCAGGAGCTCTCGCGGGCGCTGATGGAGCCCACCCCGGTGCCCTTCTTCCGCGTGCTGCGCGCATGTGGTGCCCTGGCCCGCGTGCTGCCGGAGGTGGACCGCCTGTTTGGCATACCGGAACCGGAGCAGTACCACCCCGAGGGCGATACCGGCGAGCACACGCTGCTGGTGGTGGACCAGGCGGCCCGCCTGGAGGGCCCGCTGCCCGTCCGCTGGGCGGCGCTGGTCCACGACCTGGGCAAGGCCACCACGCCCTCCCAGGTCTGGCCCCGGCATCCGGCCCACGAGCACCGCGGAGTGCCGTTGGTAGAGGCGTTGTGCGAACGGTTGCGGGTGTCGCGGGAGTGCCGAGACCTGGCGCGACTGGTCTGTCGCTACCATCTGGAGGCCCACCGGGCCTTCGAGCTGCGGGCGAATACCCTGCTCAAGCTGCTGGAGGGGCTGGATCTCTTCCGGCGGGAGAGCCGGCTCGCCCCCTTCCTGCTTGCCTGCGAAGCGGACGCCCGCGGCCGGCTCGGCCTCGAAGACCGCCCCTACCCGCAGGCGGCGTTCCTGCGCGAGGCTTACCGGGTGGCGGCCGCAGTCACCGCCAAGCCCTTTGTTCAGGCCGGCCTGAAGGGCAAGCAGATCGCCGAGGCGGTTACCCGGGAGCGGATCCGTGCCCTCGCGGTCCACCAGCGGGATTACACCGCCGACGACGGACCGGCCGAGGGCTGA
- a CDS encoding NADP(H)-dependent aldo-keto reductase codes for MQYRKLGHTDIEVSALCLGTMTFGEQNTEAEAHEQLDQALARGINFIDTAEMYPFPAENETQGRTETYIGNWLKQRKRREDVVLATKIAGPGANTVRDGKTRYTHADLVEAVDGSLRRLQTDHIDLFQLHWPERKTNFFGKLGYQADLREPDPIPQLRATLEALYDLVEAGKIRYIGLSNETAWGVMRCLALAEAQDLPRVVSVQNPYNLLNRSYEVGLAEVSHREWVGLLAYSPLAFGTLTGKYLEGRQPSGARLTQFKQFQRYTKDRAVQATADYVALAHRYGLDPAQMALAWVTSRPFVTSNIIGATDLNQLEANIDSIDLELDEEVLEAIEAIHARNPNPAP; via the coding sequence ATGCAGTACCGCAAGCTGGGTCATACCGATATCGAGGTCAGCGCCCTCTGCCTGGGCACCATGACCTTCGGGGAGCAGAACACCGAGGCCGAGGCCCACGAGCAGCTGGACCAGGCCCTGGCCCGGGGCATCAACTTCATCGACACGGCGGAGATGTACCCGTTCCCGGCCGAGAACGAGACCCAGGGCCGGACCGAGACCTACATCGGCAACTGGCTGAAACAACGCAAGCGGCGCGAGGACGTGGTGCTCGCCACCAAGATCGCCGGCCCCGGCGCCAACACCGTGCGTGACGGCAAGACGCGCTACACCCACGCCGACCTGGTGGAGGCCGTGGACGGCTCGCTGCGCCGGCTGCAGACCGACCACATCGATCTCTTTCAGCTGCATTGGCCCGAGCGAAAGACCAACTTCTTCGGCAAGCTCGGCTACCAGGCCGACCTGAGGGAGCCGGACCCGATCCCGCAACTGCGCGCCACCCTGGAGGCGCTGTACGACCTGGTGGAGGCCGGCAAGATCCGCTACATCGGGCTGTCCAACGAGACCGCCTGGGGGGTGATGCGCTGCCTGGCCCTGGCCGAGGCGCAGGACCTGCCGCGGGTGGTGAGCGTCCAGAACCCCTACAATCTGCTCAACCGCAGCTACGAGGTGGGGCTCGCCGAGGTCTCCCACCGGGAGTGGGTGGGACTGCTGGCCTACTCACCGCTGGCCTTCGGCACGCTGACCGGCAAGTACCTGGAGGGCCGCCAGCCGTCGGGCGCGCGCCTGACGCAGTTCAAGCAGTTCCAGCGCTACACCAAGGACCGGGCCGTGCAGGCCACGGCCGATTACGTCGCCTTGGCGCACCGCTACGGCCTGGACCCGGCGCAGATGGCCCTGGCCTGGGTCACCTCCCGACCCTTCGTCACCAGCAATATTATCGGCGCCACTGATCTCAATCAGTTGGAGGCCAATATCGACAGCATCGACCTGGAGCTGGACGAGGAGGTGCTGGAGGCCATCGAGGCGATCCACGCCCGCAACCCCAACCCAGCCCCCTGA
- the trmB gene encoding tRNA (guanosine(46)-N7)-methyltransferase TrmB — MAAGDEQTTGKRPIRSFVRREGRLTAGQQRALEVLWPMFGLEQPPADQPLDLDAAFGRQAPRVLEIGFGNGESLAEQAAAHPERDYLGIEVHRPGVGHLLMELEARGLSNVRVMMADAAEILRRHIPDGSLHGVQLYFPDPWPKKRHHKRRLVQPQWVREVAAKLAPGGFLHLATDWANYAEHMLDVLETEPALVNSCGPRQFSPRGERPETKFERRGLRKGHRVFDLYYRKPRAAG; from the coding sequence ATGGCCGCGGGTGACGAGCAGACCACCGGTAAACGGCCCATTCGCAGCTTTGTCCGGCGCGAGGGCCGCCTGACCGCCGGGCAACAACGGGCGCTGGAGGTGCTCTGGCCGATGTTCGGGCTGGAACAGCCCCCTGCCGATCAACCGCTGGACCTGGACGCCGCCTTTGGCCGCCAGGCCCCGCGGGTGCTCGAGATCGGTTTCGGCAACGGCGAGTCGCTGGCCGAGCAGGCCGCGGCCCACCCGGAGCGGGATTACCTGGGCATTGAGGTTCACCGGCCCGGGGTCGGCCACCTGTTGATGGAGTTGGAGGCCCGCGGGCTGTCCAACGTGCGGGTGATGATGGCGGACGCCGCCGAGATCCTGCGCCGGCACATCCCGGACGGCAGCCTGCACGGGGTGCAGCTGTATTTCCCCGACCCCTGGCCCAAAAAGCGCCACCACAAGCGGCGACTGGTGCAACCGCAATGGGTCCGCGAGGTCGCGGCCAAGCTGGCGCCCGGCGGCTTCCTGCACCTGGCTACCGACTGGGCCAATTACGCCGAACACATGCTCGACGTGCTGGAGACCGAGCCAGCGCTGGTGAACTCCTGCGGCCCCCGCCAGTTCAGCCCGCGCGGTGAGCGGCCGGAAACCAAGTTCGAGCGGCGGGGGCTGCGCAAGGGGCACCGGGTGTTCGACCTCTACTACCGTAAGCCCCGGGCTGCCGGCTGA